DNA sequence from the Acidimicrobiales bacterium genome:
CCGTTCTCCCGCTCGAGATAGTGCGCCCCGATCTGGGTGGCCATGCGGCCGGCCACCTCGCTCATGGGCGCCAGCAGCGGCAGGGCGTTGCCCGCCGTCTGCACGGTCTCGTAGGCGAGGGCGGTGGTGCCCGCGGCCAGCAGCGACTTGGCCACGTCGGGGTAGTGGGCGAGATGGAGGTAGGTGAACAGCACCTGGTCCGCTCGAAGCCGCCCCGCCTCGTCGCGCTGGGGCTCCTTGACCTTCACGACCAGGTCGGCGCCCCACGCATCGGTTTCGGGAACGATGTGGGCGCCGGCCGCCGCGAAGTCGGCGTCGGCGATCGACGAGCCGTCACCTGCCCCCCGTTCGATGCGGACCACGTGCCCGTGGGCAACCAGCTCCCGTACGCCGTCGGGCGTGATGGCCACGCGGTTCTCCCCCGTCTTCACCTCCGCCGGGACGCCCACGATCACGATCGCCACCGTACCCAGTGGCCCGGTTCAGCGCCCGGACAACGCCTCACGGGCCAGGCACAGGGCGATGATCGTCTTGGCATCCACGATGGCTCCCGACGACACGAGGGTGGGGACGTCGGCCAGCTCCACCCGCTCGATGGTCATGTGCGTCTCCTCCACGCCCTGGAACGAGGTCGGGCACGGTTCGAGGTCGAGCCCCATGAACAGGTAGGAGTGCTCGTCGCAGAAGCCGGGCGAGTTGTAGAACTCGGCCAGCTTCTCCAAGCGGCCGGCCCGCATCCCGACCTCCTCCTCCATCTCCCGCATGGCCGTGACCTCGGGCCGCTCGTCCTGCACATCCCGCTTGCCGGCGGGAACCTCCAACAGCTCCCGCTCGAGGGGCGCCCGGTACTGGCGGACCAGGAGCACGGCGGCACCGTCGTCGATGACCGGGACGACCACGACCGCCCCGGGGTGGTGCACCACGTCGCGCTCGAACTCGGTGCCGTCGGGCGCGACGTGGCGGCCGACGGCGGCCCACACCACGGTGCCCCGCCACACCTCGCGCTCGCCCAGCTTCCGGAAGCCGCTCACCTGTGCGGGGGACGGCTCAGATGACCGGCAGCTGGGGGTTGCGGCCCTCGGCCCGGTCGAGAGCGGCGCCCACCAGCTCGAAGAACAGCGGGTGGGGCCGGTCGGGCCGGCTCTTGAACTCGGGATGGGCCTGGGTCCCGATCCAGCACGGGTGCCCCGGAAGCTCGATGAACTCCACCAGCCGGTCGTCGGGTGACGTCCCCGAGCACACCAGGCCGGCGTCCTCCAGGCGGTGGCGGTAGCGCGGGTTCACCTCGTAGCGGTGACGGTGGCGCTCGTAGACCACCGGCTCGCCGTACGCCTTCTCCACCAGGGACCCGGGCTTGAGCCTGGCCACGTAGGAGCCGAGGCGCATGGTGCCGCCCATGTTGACGACCTCGCGCTGCTCGTCCATCAGGTCTATCACCAGCTCGGGCGACTGGGGGTCGAACTCGCGGGAGTTGGCAGAAGGGAGGCCGGCCTTGCTCCGGGCGAAGTCGATCACCATCACCTGGAGCCCGAGGCACAGGCCCAGGCAGGGCACGTCGTTCTCACGGGCGTAGGCGGCGGCGGCGATCTTGCCGTCGATGCCCCGTTCCCCGAACCCGCCGGGGATCACCATGCCGTCGAGGTCGCGCAGGCGGCCGTCGGCCAGCATGCCGGTGACCTCCTCCGCCTGGATCCAGTCGATCTCGACCTTGGCGCCATGGTGGAACCCGGCGTGGCGCAGCGCCTCCACCACCGACAGGTACGCGTCGGCCAGGTTCACGTACTTCCCGATGAGCCCGATGCGAACCGGCTTCGTGGCCGCTTCCACCAGGCGGACCAGCGACGTCCAGCGCGACAGCTCGGGGTCGGGCGTGTCGAGCTGGAGCAGCCGGCACACCTCGTCGTCGAGGCCCTCGTCGTGCAGGACGAGGGGGATGGCGTAGAGGTTGCTGGCGTCGACGGCGCTCACCACGGCGTGCGTCGGCACGTCGCACAGCAGGGAGATCTTCCGCTTCAGGCCGTCGGAGAGGGCCTGATCCGAGCGGCAGACGATCACGTCGGGCTGGATGCCACGGCTGCGCAGCTCGGTGACCGAGTGCTGGGTGGGCTTGGTCTTCTGCTCCCCGCTCGGGCCGAGGTACGGCACCAGCGTGAGGTGGATGTAGCAGACGTTCTCCCGGCCCACGTCCTTGCGGAACTGCCGGATGGCCTCCAGGAACGGGAGGATCTCGATGTCGCCGACGGTGCCACCGACCTCGGTGATCACGACGTCGACGTCGTCACCGGCCAGGCGGGTGATGCGCTCCTTGATCTCGTTGGTGACGTGGGGGATGACCTGCACGGTCCTGCCGAGGAAGTCGCCCCGGCGCTCCTTGGCGATCACCGACTGGTAGATCGATCCCGTGGTGGTGTTGGACTCCCGGTGCAGGTTCTCGTCGATGAAGCGCTCGTAGTGCCCGAGGTCGAGGTCGGTCTCGCCGCCGTCGTCGGTGACGAACACCTCTCCGTGCTCGAAGGGGTTCATCGTCCCGGGGTCGACGTTGATGTACGGGTCGAGCTTCTGCATGGTGACCCGGAGGCCTCGGGCCTTGAGGAGGCGGCCGAGGGCGGAAGCGGTGATGCCCTTGCCCAGCGACGAGGACACGCCCCCCGTCACGAAGATGTGCTTCGTCACGGGCTCGCAGCCTACCCGCGCCCGCCGGGCGGACGGCGGACCGTTCGCGGACACGGCGGCCGGCTCCCCGCAGACGCCGATGGGAGGGCATGCGGCTGCGTGCGTACGATGACGCTCGTGGCACGCCCGCGGGTCCTCGTGGTGGTGGCGGCCACGGCGGCCGCGGTGTTCACGGCCCTCCTCCTCGCCGTCAGCGTCCACCGGGGTCCCCTGCCCCTGGACGGCACCGTGCGCGACTGGTTCGAGACGCTGTCCAGCCCGGAGAGCCGAAACGTGATTCGCCCCGTGGCGATGCTCGGCGCCCGCGAGGTGCTCATCCCCCTGCTGGTGATCGGCGGCGCGGTTCTGTCGATGCGGCGCCGGACGCCGGGCCCGTTGGTGATGCTGGTCGGCAGCTACCTCGGCATGGCACTGGTCGTGGGACCCGTCAAGACCATCCTCCACCGCCCCGAGCCGGGCGACCTGGCCGGCGACCTCGGGCGCAGCTTCCCCTCAGGGCACGCCGCCCAGGCCATCCTGGTCTACGGCATGCTCGGGCTCCTGCTCGTGGCCCAGTCGCTGGCCCCCCGCGCCCGGGCGGTGGCCACCATCGTCCCGATCCTCGTCATCGGTACCGCCGGCTTCGCCGTGCTGTTCCGCGAGGCCCACTGGTTCAGCGACATGGTCGCCGGCTACGCCATCGGGCTGGTCTGGATGGCCGGCCCCGTGGCGCTCGCCCACCACCGGGCCCCGTGGTTGCTCGGGATCACGCCCGCCGGTGGGACGCCGAGAGGCAAGACCACCAGCGGCGTCGCAGGCTGACGGCCGCGCCCGGCGCCGCCCGGCC
Encoded proteins:
- a CDS encoding NUDIX hydrolase gives rise to the protein MSGFRKLGEREVWRGTVVWAAVGRHVAPDGTEFERDVVHHPGAVVVVPVIDDGAAVLLVRQYRAPLERELLEVPAGKRDVQDERPEVTAMREMEEEVGMRAGRLEKLAEFYNSPGFCDEHSYLFMGLDLEPCPTSFQGVEETHMTIERVELADVPTLVSSGAIVDAKTIIALCLAREALSGR
- a CDS encoding CTP synthase, which gives rise to MTKHIFVTGGVSSSLGKGITASALGRLLKARGLRVTMQKLDPYINVDPGTMNPFEHGEVFVTDDGGETDLDLGHYERFIDENLHRESNTTTGSIYQSVIAKERRGDFLGRTVQVIPHVTNEIKERITRLAGDDVDVVITEVGGTVGDIEILPFLEAIRQFRKDVGRENVCYIHLTLVPYLGPSGEQKTKPTQHSVTELRSRGIQPDVIVCRSDQALSDGLKRKISLLCDVPTHAVVSAVDASNLYAIPLVLHDEGLDDEVCRLLQLDTPDPELSRWTSLVRLVEAATKPVRIGLIGKYVNLADAYLSVVEALRHAGFHHGAKVEIDWIQAEEVTGMLADGRLRDLDGMVIPGGFGERGIDGKIAAAAYARENDVPCLGLCLGLQVMVIDFARSKAGLPSANSREFDPQSPELVIDLMDEQREVVNMGGTMRLGSYVARLKPGSLVEKAYGEPVVYERHRHRYEVNPRYRHRLEDAGLVCSGTSPDDRLVEFIELPGHPCWIGTQAHPEFKSRPDRPHPLFFELVGAALDRAEGRNPQLPVI
- a CDS encoding phosphatase PAP2 family protein, with amino-acid sequence MARPRVLVVVAATAAAVFTALLLAVSVHRGPLPLDGTVRDWFETLSSPESRNVIRPVAMLGAREVLIPLLVIGGAVLSMRRRTPGPLVMLVGSYLGMALVVGPVKTILHRPEPGDLAGDLGRSFPSGHAAQAILVYGMLGLLLVAQSLAPRARAVATIVPILVIGTAGFAVLFREAHWFSDMVAGYAIGLVWMAGPVALAHHRAPWLLGITPAGGTPRGKTTSGVAG